A section of the Ensifer adhaerens genome encodes:
- a CDS encoding APC family permease, translating to MTNLSSTGDGGTTSLREGASSSVGGRLSARDVVFFVVAAAAPLGFAVGSTPLAIGRGGIGTAGMFLVVGAFLAIFAVGYTAMTRFVPNAGALSSYIAAGLGRPLGLGTAFVAVLAYAIAATGAIGPFAVFASQALTSITGISTPWEPWAFGALAAMGILGVLNVELNIRVLGIIMLVEVAVLVVLATGILAAGGAEGLSLQPFRPDAIVGGEIGVVLLVVFAAFAGFEATALFREEARDPVATVRKATFASIALIAVFQAFVTWAIIEAFGGAAVSVANEKPTEMFTLAAGQYIGAGFAEVITLLVVGSWFASILAFHNATARYLYALGRDRAISPLFARRSARTGSAWIASLSHTAFSAVVLVFCAMQGLDPYLDLFVVGSVPVAVSIPAMEMLTAVAVFAFFWRDRRGVSSWEGLIAPAISALALAAVVYFVLSNIPLFTGREGAINWMLPSINLAVLATGIARALWMRRHRSAAYLSIGHWGER from the coding sequence ATGACCAATCTGTCTTCAACGGGAGACGGCGGGACGACTAGCCTTCGCGAAGGGGCAAGCAGTTCCGTCGGGGGGCGGCTGAGTGCGCGCGATGTCGTGTTCTTCGTCGTCGCTGCGGCGGCGCCGCTTGGGTTTGCAGTTGGCTCGACGCCATTGGCCATCGGGCGAGGCGGCATCGGTACCGCCGGAATGTTTCTGGTGGTGGGAGCTTTCCTTGCGATCTTTGCGGTCGGCTACACCGCAATGACCCGTTTTGTGCCGAATGCCGGCGCGCTCTCCTCCTACATCGCGGCAGGGCTCGGGAGGCCGCTCGGTCTCGGCACAGCCTTTGTCGCGGTGCTCGCCTATGCCATCGCCGCGACCGGCGCAATCGGACCGTTCGCGGTCTTTGCCAGCCAGGCGCTGACATCAATCACTGGGATCTCTACGCCTTGGGAACCTTGGGCATTCGGGGCGCTGGCGGCGATGGGCATTCTCGGCGTTTTGAATGTCGAGCTCAACATACGTGTGCTCGGCATCATCATGCTGGTCGAAGTGGCGGTGCTGGTGGTCCTTGCCACCGGCATCCTGGCTGCCGGCGGCGCTGAGGGTCTGTCGCTCCAGCCGTTCAGGCCGGATGCGATCGTGGGCGGAGAAATAGGCGTTGTGCTGCTCGTCGTTTTCGCAGCCTTCGCCGGCTTTGAAGCAACGGCGCTGTTTCGTGAGGAGGCGCGTGATCCGGTGGCAACGGTCCGCAAAGCGACGTTCGCGTCTATCGCGCTGATCGCAGTTTTCCAGGCTTTCGTCACCTGGGCGATCATCGAGGCATTCGGTGGCGCTGCCGTATCGGTCGCAAACGAGAAGCCGACCGAGATGTTTACCCTGGCCGCAGGGCAGTACATTGGTGCGGGCTTTGCCGAGGTGATCACGCTTCTGGTTGTTGGAAGCTGGTTTGCATCGATCCTTGCCTTTCACAATGCCACCGCCCGCTATCTCTATGCGCTCGGCCGAGATCGGGCGATCAGCCCGCTCTTTGCACGCCGCTCAGCGCGCACCGGCTCGGCCTGGATTGCAAGCCTTTCTCACACCGCCTTCAGTGCCGTCGTTCTCGTCTTTTGTGCCATGCAAGGCCTCGATCCTTATCTCGACCTCTTCGTCGTCGGCAGCGTACCTGTCGCCGTCAGCATACCGGCCATGGAAATGCTCACGGCGGTTGCGGTTTTTGCCTTCTTCTGGCGCGACAGGCGCGGTGTCTCGTCGTGGGAAGGTCTGATCGCACCCGCAATCTCGGCACTGGCACTGGCGGCTGTGGTCTACTTCGTGCTCAGCAACATTCCGCTGTTCACGGGGCGTGAAGGCGCGATCAACTGGATGCTTCCCAGCATCAATCTGGCTGTGCTCGCGACCGGTATCGCGCGTGCTCTTTGGATGCGGCGCCATCGATCCGCGGCGTACCTATCAATCGGCCATTGGGGCGAGAGGTAA
- the proC gene encoding pyrroline-5-carboxylate reductase — MPLFSERCPVLLIGCGNMGSAIALALKGAMANLALTVIDSDEQKARKLLGEQFEGKVVSGSAALGDEQFDVCVLAVKPGDAVEALLSVQSNLQASLIISIAAGTSLFSLKRGATPASRLVRVMPNLAAIVRKAVSVGYADGAVLSADRKFVEVVFGAIGRFHWLKSEEEIDIATAITGSGPGFVFSLTQHLQQEAERIGISKEAADLFARQIIVGAGALLEADTRSPNELKHAVASPGGTTAAGLAVFEQTEAMPRVIRETIAAAAMRAKELALGQS; from the coding sequence GTGCCGCTTTTTTCTGAACGATGCCCTGTACTGTTGATTGGTTGCGGAAACATGGGTTCCGCAATTGCGCTTGCTCTTAAGGGGGCAATGGCGAACCTCGCTCTGACCGTGATCGATTCAGATGAGCAAAAGGCGAGGAAGCTACTGGGCGAACAATTCGAAGGGAAAGTCGTAAGCGGCAGTGCTGCGCTGGGCGATGAACAATTTGATGTCTGCGTTCTAGCGGTCAAGCCCGGTGATGCGGTCGAAGCACTGTTAAGCGTCCAGTCCAATCTGCAAGCGTCATTGATCATATCGATCGCGGCGGGGACCTCTCTCTTCTCGCTCAAGCGCGGTGCAACTCCTGCTTCACGATTGGTCCGTGTTATGCCGAATTTGGCCGCGATCGTGCGGAAGGCGGTGAGTGTCGGATATGCAGATGGTGCCGTGTTGTCCGCCGATCGAAAGTTTGTCGAAGTCGTCTTTGGGGCCATTGGCCGTTTCCACTGGCTGAAATCGGAAGAGGAGATAGACATTGCGACCGCAATCACCGGCAGCGGACCAGGGTTCGTCTTCTCATTGACGCAACATCTGCAGCAAGAAGCCGAACGGATCGGGATTTCGAAGGAAGCCGCCGATCTGTTCGCGCGCCAGATCATTGTTGGCGCCGGCGCGCTCCTTGAAGCGGACACGCGATCACCGAATGAACTCAAGCACGCGGTGGCGAGCCCCGGCGGCACGACGGCAGCAGGGCTGGCCGTTTTTGAGCAAACGGAAGCGATGCCGCGGGTCATACGGGAGACAATCGCCGCAGCCGCAATGCGCGCCAAGGAATTGGCACTGGGGCAAAGCTAG
- a CDS encoding tautomerase family protein, translating into MPWIRIDLSEGRTVEQKQKTSEAVTLALVEHCGCTPETVSIVFNDVSADDWAFSGKLLSQGGKP; encoded by the coding sequence ATGCCCTGGATAAGAATTGACCTGTCGGAAGGTCGTACTGTCGAGCAGAAGCAGAAAACTTCCGAGGCCGTTACACTTGCACTGGTGGAACATTGTGGGTGCACGCCCGAGACCGTGAGCATCGTCTTCAATGACGTCAGCGCTGATGATTGGGCATTCTCCGGAAAGCTTTTGTCACAAGGTGGCAAGCCTTAG